TCGACAGGTTGGCGAACCCGGCGCGGATATCGGATCCCGACCGGCTGCGCGCAGTCGTCTCCGGCAAGACCATCCTGGTCACCGGCGCCTCCTACGGCATCGGCGAGGCCACCGCGCGCAAGCTGGCCGCGGCGGGCGCCACGGTATTGGTGGTAGCCCGCTCGGTCGAACGTCTCGACGACGTCGCGGCCTCGATCAACGCCGGCGGGGGCCGGGCCGTGGTCTACCCGACCGATCTCAGCGACGAGGACGCCGTCAGTCACCTGGCCAAACAAATCTACGAAGATCACGGGCCACTTGACATCGTGGTGAGCAACGCGGGCAAGTCGCTGCGCCGCTCACTGCACGAACAGTACGACCGGCCGCACGACTTTGCGCGGACCATCGGGGTGAACTATCTGGGGCCGATCTGGCTGATGCTGGGAGTGCTGCCGGCGATGCGCGAGGCCGGCCGCGGGCAGATCGTCAACGTCTCGAGCGTCGGCGTGCGCGTGGCTCCCGGCCCGCAATGGGGTGCTTACCAGGCATCCAAGGGGGCGTTCGACCGCTGGCTACGCAGCGTGGCGCCGGAACTGCACGGCGACGGGATCGACGTCTCCACGATCTATTTCGCGCTGGTCCGCACCCGGATGATCGAACCCACCCCGCTGCTGGGCCGGCTTCCCGGTCTGACGCCCGACCAGGCAGCCGACGCGGTCGCCCAGGCGATCATCGAGCGGCCTCGCACCAACGAGCCGCCGTGGGTGTGGCCGGCCGAACTGGCCTCGGTACTGCTGGCCGGACCGGCCGAACGGGCCGCCCGGATCTGGTACCGCCGCTTTTTCACCGCGGCCGATAGCACGGGCGCCCGGTCGTGACGGACAGTATCGTGGCCACCGCAGTCCGCGCGGTGACGTCGTCGGGACTGCTTGGTCCACCCGGGCCGGCCGCGGCGCTGCGCGTCGTCTGCGAGGCGGCGCGGGGCGGCACCAACCTCTACACGCTGCTGGCGGTTTCGGCGGCCCGATGGCCGGATCGAACCGCGATCGTCGACGACGACGGCACGCTGAGTTACCTTCAGCTGCAAGCGTTCACCGAATCACTGGCCCGCACGCTGCTCGAGGCCGATGTCCAAGCGGGCCAATCCGTCGGAGTCATGTGCCGCAACGGACGCAACTTCGTCGCGGCGGTGTTCGCCACCGGCCTGGTGGGCGCCGACATCGTGTTGGTCAACACCGAGTTTCGCGCCGACGCGCTGGCGGGTGCTCTGGCAGGTCACCAGATCCGGACGATGTTCTGTGACAACGAGTTTCTCGACCAGATCCACCGCACCGCGGAATCGATCACCGCGATCGACCCGCAGCAGGTCCAAGCGCGCCGCGGCGCCAGGCCCCGAGTGGCGTCTTCGGGCCGCATCGTCCTGCTGACGTCGGGTACGACGGGAGTGCCCAAAGGAGTGCCTCGAAGGCCAAAGGTCAGCTCGGGGCTGGGGGTCGGCGTCACCCTGCTCGAGCGCACCGGTCTGCACGTCGGAACCCGAATGGCCATGGCGACACCCATGTTTCACGGTTTGGGGTTTGGGATGCTGACACTGACCGTCTGCCTGGGCGGCACGATCCTTACCCATCGTCGCTTCGACGCCGAAGCCACCCTGGCCCAAGCCTCGCTGCACCGCGCCGACTCGATGAGCGCGGTGCCGATCATGCTGGCCCGGATCCTGGACCTACCGCAGCGGATCCGGTCACGAAATCCGTTGTCCTACTTGCGGGTAGTGGTGTCCAGCGGTGACCGGCTCGAGCCTGGCCTGGCTCGGCGGTTCATGGATGTCTACGGTGATGTGGTCTACAACCTGTATGGGTCCACCGAGGTGGGCATCGGGTCTTTGGCCACACCCGCCGAGCTGCGCCGGTTTCCCGAGACGGTTGGCCGGCCCGTCGCCGGCTGCCCGGTGCGGATCTACAGCCGCAACGGCAGACCTGTCGGCCCCCGTGTTACGGGCCGCATATTCGTTGGCGGGGAACTGAATTCGGAGGGTTACACGGGAGGAGCCGTCCTGCTCGAACGCAAAGCCGTCATGGACGGCATGACCAGTACCGGCGACATGGGGTACCTCGACGAAGACGGCCGGCTCTACATCGTCGGACGTGAGGACGACATGATCGTGTCAGGTGGGGAGAACGTCTATCCCCGCGCACTGGAAAATGCTCTGGCCGGCCATCCTGACATCGCCGAGAACGCGGTTGTCGGTGTGCCCGACGAACAGTTCGGCAAGCGGTTGGCGGCCTTCGTTGTGCCGCGGCCGGATAGCGACATCGACGAGTCGGAGCTGCGAGAGTTCTTGAAGGGCAAGGTTTCCCGTTTCGAACAGCCTCGCGATATCAACATCGTGAGCAGCATCCCGCGCAATCCAGCCGGCAAGGTGATCCGTCGGGAGCTGTCCGGCTGAATCAGTCGGACTCCGACTCCTGCGACTCCAACGCCGGTGTCACCGCACCGACCGTTTTGTTCAGCCACTGCGGCGCCAGTACGGAGATCACCGTGGTTCCCGCGGTGGCGCCGATCACTCCCGTCCACGCAACGGGTCCCAGGGGTGTGCAACCGAAGAACTGGCTCAGTACCGGCGTCTGAATAATGCCGACCAACACTCCCGCACTGCCCAACGCGGTCGCGACCACCAGTGGACTGTGTCTGCGAGTCAACAGTGTCTGTGCCAGCTGCGTGGTCACCAACGCGGTCAAACCCATTGTGGACGTGCGTCGTTCCGTTCCGGGTGTCCACCGCCCGATCGTCCAGGCCGCGGTCGCACCGGCAGCCGTGACCACGCCGCGGTTGACGATCTGACGCATCAAGGTGTCACCCAGTGACGGCGTCGGTTGGGTCAGCACCTCGCGCTGACGGATGCGGCGAGCCGCCTCGACCTCTTCGTCGGTGAGACTCTCGTCCTCTTCGGGGTCGTCGTACTGCGAGGTGACCGCGACCGCGAGAGCAGGGAACATGTCGGTGAGCAGGTTCACCAGCAGCAGCTGGCGCGTCCCGACCGGCGCCCGGCCCTGCCCGAACGCGGTCCCGATGATGGTGAACAGAACTTCGCCGACGTTGCCGCCGACCAGGATGGTCACCGCGTCACGGACCCCCGCCCACATGCTGCGACCCTCGACCAGCGCGTCGAGCAGCACACCCAGGTCGTCGTCGGTCAACACGATGTCTGCGGCGCCGCGGGCGGCCGAGGAGCCGCGGCCGCTGACGCCGATGCCCACGTCGGCCATTCGGATTGCGGCGGCGTCGTTGGCGCCATCGCCGACCATCGCGGTGACACG
The nucleotide sequence above comes from Mycobacterium vicinigordonae. Encoded proteins:
- a CDS encoding SDR family NAD(P)-dependent oxidoreductase; its protein translation is MNLVSQAFDWGVDRLANPARISDPDRLRAVVSGKTILVTGASYGIGEATARKLAAAGATVLVVARSVERLDDVAASINAGGGRAVVYPTDLSDEDAVSHLAKQIYEDHGPLDIVVSNAGKSLRRSLHEQYDRPHDFARTIGVNYLGPIWLMLGVLPAMREAGRGQIVNVSSVGVRVAPGPQWGAYQASKGAFDRWLRSVAPELHGDGIDVSTIYFALVRTRMIEPTPLLGRLPGLTPDQAADAVAQAIIERPRTNEPPWVWPAELASVLLAGPAERAARIWYRRFFTAADSTGARS
- a CDS encoding AMP-binding protein: MVATAVRAVTSSGLLGPPGPAAALRVVCEAARGGTNLYTLLAVSAARWPDRTAIVDDDGTLSYLQLQAFTESLARTLLEADVQAGQSVGVMCRNGRNFVAAVFATGLVGADIVLVNTEFRADALAGALAGHQIRTMFCDNEFLDQIHRTAESITAIDPQQVQARRGARPRVASSGRIVLLTSGTTGVPKGVPRRPKVSSGLGVGVTLLERTGLHVGTRMAMATPMFHGLGFGMLTLTVCLGGTILTHRRFDAEATLAQASLHRADSMSAVPIMLARILDLPQRIRSRNPLSYLRVVVSSGDRLEPGLARRFMDVYGDVVYNLYGSTEVGIGSLATPAELRRFPETVGRPVAGCPVRIYSRNGRPVGPRVTGRIFVGGELNSEGYTGGAVLLERKAVMDGMTSTGDMGYLDEDGRLYIVGREDDMIVSGGENVYPRALENALAGHPDIAENAVVGVPDEQFGKRLAAFVVPRPDSDIDESELREFLKGKVSRFEQPRDINIVSSIPRNPAGKVIRRELSG